Proteins encoded in a region of the Anopheles ziemanni chromosome 2, idAnoZiCoDA_A2_x.2, whole genome shotgun sequence genome:
- the LOC131281967 gene encoding trichohyalin-like has protein sequence MLFYPEISIQNELKKLMSCADQAYDYELEQKRERLRTLLQSEEELLGREIMQKIQEEEATRLRVKQNALLTAKQDQERQRAEFVKNKMIQLKLNNCDEIRCFMQQKYHEESKKCQLAQIEDKMKLRQAKMDEERMWMDVHVRKYKMDLEKELSEMRERKILEQKTLQNIQNQIKEKSLRAGQEKIDLQKIVCASLPFPDHDPKLKVMDKIDLAVELKDQINFRKEMERRREEQDKQASREMNERLARELEQERISRRAEEDVLRKQKDQFYQYSKHVQRQRQLEEGKVEKLINDTREKFAQENLEACRLEKQKRLQMATVAYEGQRLQIAEMEARKAREREARQQEALREREFQEKNRQEAERADYRIQTAVQKYRDTLKEQIKSATLERAERKRSNQMETNRLIERSFDELNFVHSYVKGSFESHFKRHPNLSLMKKKY, from the exons ATGCTTTTCTATCCGGAAATAAGTATACAAAATGAGTTGAAAAAATTG ATGTCATGTGCGGATCAAGCGTACGATTACGAACTGGAGCAAAAACGTGAAAG ACTTCGAACGCTATTACAATCTGAGGAGGAGCTACTGGGCCGTGAAATCATGCAAAAAATACAAGAAGAGGAAGCAACACGTTTacgagtaaaacaaaacgctcTGCTAACCGCTAAACAGGACCAGGAAAGGCAACGTGCCgaatttgttaaaaacaaaatgatacaACTGAAGCT AAACAACTGTGACGAAATAAGGTGCTTCATGCAGCAAAAATATCACGAAGAATCCAAAAAGTGCCAGCTGGCACAGATAGAAGATAAAATGAAACTGAGACAGGCAAAAATGGACGAAGAAAGAATGTGGATGGATGTTCACGTGCGGAAGTATAAGATGGAT CTGGAAAAGGAGCTCTCAGAAATGCGGGAACGAAAGATACTGGAACAGAAAACActacaaaacattcaaaatcaaatcaaagaaaaatcgTTACGAGCTGGCCAGGAAAAGATCGATTTACAGAAAATTGTATGTGCTTCTTTGCCTTTCCCCGATCACGACCCAAAGCTGAAGGTGATGGATAAAATAGATTTAGCAGTGGAACTCAAGGATCAGATCAATTTTCGCAAAGAAATGGAACGCCGCCGGGAGGAACAAGATAAACAGGCTAGCCGGGAGATGAACGAAAGGCTGGCTCGGGAGCTGGAGCAGGAACGAATATCCCGCAGAGCAGAAGAGGATGTGTTAAGAAAGCAAAAGGATCAATTCTACCAGTATTCAAAACATGTTCAACGACAACGGCAGCTCGAGGAAGGCAAAGTGGAAAAGTTAATCAACGATACAAGAGAAAAATTTGCGCAGGAAAATCTAGAAGCGTgccggttggaaaaacaaaaacgtctCCAAATGGCTACCGTTGCTTACGAAGGTCAACGATTGCAGATCGCCGAAATGGAAGCGCGAAAGGCGCGGGAACGCGAAGCACGACAACAGGAAGCTCTGCGGGAGCGTGAGTTTCAGGAAAAGAATCGCCAGGAAGCGGAACGCGCCGACTACCGAATCCAGACAGCGGTTCAAAAGTACAGGGATACGCTGAAGGAGCAGATTAAATCGGCCACACTGGAACGAGCGGAAAGAAAACGTTCGAATCAGATGGAAACGAACAGACTGATTGAGCGCAGTTTCGATGAATTGAACTTTGTCCACAGCTATGTGAAAGGAtctttcgaatcccatttcaAAAGGCACCCAAATCTATCactaatgaaaaagaaatactaG
- the LOC131282440 gene encoding peptidylprolyl isomerase domain and WD repeat-containing protein 1, whose protein sequence is MSDKEKSRRKRRTSEPDAEEQNGEPKEKATRPASPEESKEDDEDGDDDGWIGPLPSAAALPKKKKVLQFEKLYIESLPDSECYEKSFMHRDTITHLVVTKSEFIVTVSVDGHVKFWKKMELGIEFVKHFRSHLAPIVCLAVNCAGTFLCTASVDKSIKVFDVINFDMINMIKLEYVPYRVEWIHGMGDVLSYLAVADQDSPVIRVYSGNGTNTPLYTLEKLHTKPVVMMRYNSTFEVTVSIDKAGILEYWYGPRHDFKFPTKLVHFDSKLDTSLYEFAKNKTIVTSLSFSPDGKKFATISTDRQVRVFGFLSGKLLRVYDESLARYSESQQLSQTLSNMEFGRRMANERDLEKSDAFANTNVVFDYSGHFVMYPTMLGIKLVNIDTNRCAKIIGKNDNLRPLNLALFQGKVKFSKAATTLEQEASDNKAAQSTPNDPTLFCTAYKKQRFYLYTRRLPSDLQDMERDVFNEKPSKEDIISVTEGQGVQKIYENAVLHTTMGDIHMRLFGKECPKTVENFCVHSKNGYYNGHLFHRVIKGFMIQTGDPTGTGTGGQSIWGGEFKDEFCSTLKHDRPYTISMANAGPNTNGSQFFITVLPTPWLDNKHTVFGRVHKGMEVVQNICNAKTNPKTDKPYDEIRIISINLS, encoded by the exons ATGAGTGATAAAGAAAAATCCCGTCGAAAAAGACGGACCAGTGAACCGGATGCTGAGGAACAGAATGGTGAGCCAAAGGAGAAGGCCACTCGGCCGGCGTCACCTGAAGAGAGCAAGGAAGACGACGAGGACGGCGATGACGACGGATGGATTGGCCCTTTGCCGTCGGCAGCCGCGCTacccaagaagaaaaaag TGTTgcagtttgaaaaattgtacatcGAAAGCCTGCCGGATTCAGAGTGCTACGAGAAATCGTTTATGCACCGGGACACCATCACTCACCTGGTGGTGACGAAATCGGAATTCATCGTGACGGTCAGTGTAGACGGTCATGTTAAATTTTGGAAAAAGATGGAGCTGGGTATTGAATTCGTGAAGCATTTCCGCAGTCATCTCGCCCCAATCGTCTGTCTGGCTGTGAATTGCGCGGGAACGTTCCTGTGCACGGCGTCGGTAGACAAGAGCATCAAAGTGTTCGATGTGATCAACTTCGATATGATCAACATGATCAAGCTGGAGTACGTGCCGTATCGGGTCGAGTGGATCCACGGCATGGGCGATGTGTTGAGTTATTTGGCAGT AGCGGATCAAGATTCGCCTGTCATTAGAGTTTACTCTGGCAACGGAACAAACACTCCACTGTATACGCTCGAAAAACTGCACACCAAACCGGTGGTGATGATGCGCTACAACTCCACCTTCGAGGTGACCGTTTCGATCGATAAAGCGGGTATTCTGGAGTACTGGTACGGGCCGCGACACGATTTTAAATTCCCCACCAAGCTCGTCCACTTCGACTCGAAGCTCGACACCAGCCTGTACGAGTTTGCGAAGAACAAAACGATCGTGACATCGTTAAGCTTCTCGCCGGATGGTAAGAAGTTCGCCACCATTTCCACCGACCGTCAGGTACGCGTGTTCGGCTTTCTGAGCGGGAAGCTGTTGCGTGTGTACGACGAAAGCTTGGCACGGTACAGTGAAAGCCAGCAGCTGTCACAAACGCTTTCGAACATGGAGTTTGGACGGCGGATGGCGAACGAGCGCGATCTGGAGAAGTCGGATGCGTTTGCGAATACAAACGTAGTGTTCGACTATAGCGGCCACTTTGTCATGTACCCGACGATGCTAGGAATCAAGCTGGTTAACATCGACACGAACCGGTGTGCAAAAATCATTGGTAAAAACGACAATTTACGACCATTGAATCTGGCATTGTTCCAG GGtaaagtaaaattttccaaAGCGGCAACAACCCTCGAACAAGAGGCATCGGACAATAAAGCTGCACAATCCACCCCAAACGATCCCACGCTGTTCTGCACAGCGTACAA GAAACAACGATTCTATCTCTACACGCGACGGTTGCCGTCCGACTTGCAGGACATGGAACGTGACGTGTTCAACGAGAAACCGTCCAAGGAGGACATTATTTCCGTCACCGAAGGGCAAG GAGTTCAAAAGATCTACGAAAACGCTGTACTGCACACCACGATGGGGGACATTCATATGCGTCTGTTCGGCAAAGAGTGTCccaaaacggtggaaaatttcTGCGTCCACAGCAAGAACGGCTACTACAATGGGCACCTATTCCATCGAGTGATCAAGGGCTTCATGATACAGACCGGCGACCCGACCGGTACCGGTACCGGCGGTCAGTCGATTTGGGGCGGGGAGTTTAAGGACGAATTCTGCTCGACGCTCAAGCACGATCGGCCGTACACGATCAGCATGGCCAACGCGGGACCGAACACGAATGGCAGCCAATTCTTTATCACCGTTCTGCCGACG CCTTGGTTGGACAACAAACACACCGTTTTCGGAAGAGTGCACAAGGGCATGGAGGTAGTGCAGAATATATGCAACGCGAAAACCAACCCCAAAACCGACAAACCGTACGATGAGATTCGCATCATCTCAATCAACCTATCGTAG
- the LOC131293529 gene encoding uncharacterized protein LOC131293529, giving the protein MSWVFHLMWMFMVVMLFFVVLRRIYYFGLAVNRPGDPSSSAPSSQRFAVFTIYQGDQRAQASSERSQPPEYTEPPPPPKYDEVIKSPDLYQKPPPYSPPAPLPQQTT; this is encoded by the exons ATGTCCTGGGTGTTTCATCTGATGTGGATGTTCATGGTGGTAATGCTGTTCTTTGTCGTGCTG CGGCGAATATACTACTTCGGACTAGCAGTTAACCGACCTGGcgatccatcatcatcagccc CCTCATCGCAACGTTTCGCGGTGTTCACCATCTACCAGGGCGATCAACGAGCACAGGCATCGTCCGAGCGGAGTCAACCTCCGgaat ATACGGAACCACCTCCTCCCCCGAAGTACGATGAAGTGATAAAGTCCCCGGATCTATACCAAAAACCACCACCTTATTCACCACCCGCACCACTTCCCCAGCAAACCACgtag